ACAGAATCTGAAATTTGATGGATTTGTGGTGATCTCAGACCCGTTGAGTGAAGATGTCTATGGTTCCATCAAGAAATGTCAGAAAGCCGGAATTGAAGTAAAAATGCTAACCGGAGACAATATCCGGACAGCCAGAGCCATCGCAAATGAACTGCACATGCTGGATGAAAATCACATTGCGGTGGAAGCTTCTGAGATTGAAGAAATGTCAGACAAAGAACTGAAACGGGAGCTGAAACGAATCCAGGTGATCGCCAGAAGTACTCCGATTGTGAAAATGAGAGTGGTAAAACTTCTGAAAGAAGAAGGAAATGTGGTTGCGGTTACGGGAGACGGAATCAATGACGCGCCGGCTATTAAGAATGCAGATGTGGGAATCGCCATGGGAATTGCCGGAACGGAAGTGACAAAAGAAGCCAGCGATATGGTGCTTTTGGACGATTCCTTTACGACGATTGTAAAAGCGGTACAGTGGGGACGTGGAATCTATGAGAACTTTAAACGATTCATCCAGTTCCAGTTGACGGTCAATGTATCATCGGTTGTGGTGGTTATCGCCTCGATTCTGGCAGGCTTCCCGGCACCGTTTACGGCGCTGGAACTGTTGTGGATCAACATTATCATGGATGGACCGCCGGCACTGACACTGGGCTTGGAGCCGATCCGTGACGATCTGCTGAAGCGCAAACCGACAAAGCGAAATGAAAATATCATTTCGAAGAAAATGTTGATACGGATCTTTGCGAATGGAATCTTTATTTCTGTGATCTTTATGCTTCAGCATTTCACCAATTTCCTGGGAGCAGCACCAAAAGAGCAGGATACCGTGTTGTTTACCCTGTTTGTACTCTTCCAGTTGTTCAATGCATTTAACTGCCGGGAACTGGACGATACTCTGATGGTGAAAAATGTTATGCGAAATAAGCTGATGCTTGGAATCTTTGCAATTGTACTGGTTCTGCAGTGTGCGATCACTCAGTTCGGAACGGCCGTATTTGAGACGGTGCCGCTTTCCCTTGGAATGTGGGGCAAAATGTTTGCGACCGCATTCAGTGTAGTGGTGATCAATGAATTGTGGAAGATCGGGAAAATGCTGGGAAAGCGTGACTAAGAGAATTGAGAGATTTTAGATGAACAGCCGGACTTTAAAAGGTCCGGCTGTAATTCTGTATGCTGTGTGCGCCTTGTGGCGTACATGGATAGAGGGCGAAAGTCCACCCCTCGATTTATTCAATAAAATCTGCTTTCTTTTTCAGTGCATGATACAAGACGACTGACAATACAATACACCACAGAAGTGCCAGTCCTGCCACTGCGCCGATGATAATAATTACAGGTGAATTTCCGGTATTTCCAGAAGCTTCAGCCTGTACCCCGGTATCTTTTTCACCGATCCACCAGTGACCATTCTCTCCGATATATGGAGTCAGGCCATCCTGTCCGTCTTTCGCATCATCTCCGGTTACTTTTCCGAGATTGAGTGTGGTTCCATTTGTCAGGCTGATGAGAAGTTCACCATTTTCATTGATCTTTATTTGGGCAATCCCGATTCCGTCAGCCCCGTTTTTTCCATTAGTACCGGATGTGCCTGTATCTCCTTTTTCGCCATCTTTCCCATTGGTTCCTGCTGTACCAGTGTCTCCTTTTTCGCCATCTTTCCCATCGATACCTGACTTACCGGTATCACCTTTGACAGACGCTTGTACACCAGTATCAACATCATCCAGCCACCAGTGACCATTCTCTCCGATATATGGAATAAGACCATCTTCTCCTTTTTCTCCAGTCTCTCCCTTTTCACCGGCATCCCCTTTCTCGCCGTTTGCTTTCACATTAAGAGAAGTCCAGGTCTGACCATCGTCATAGGAAACATACCAGTAATTATCCTCACCGATTTTCAACTGTGGTGTTATGCCGTCCTGTCCTGCGGCACCGGTATCGCCTTTATCACCTTTATCACCCTTGTCTCCTTTGTCACCCTTTTCTCCAACGGAAGCAGGGTCAAGCCAGCCGGCATTCAATGTCAGATCGTCCGTAATAGCTGTGCTGAAATCAAACCCTGTGCCATCTGCTTTTCTCCATCCCGTGAATACAAATACATTTCCGGTATTTCCAGGTGCTTCAAGAGAAGCGGCTCTGCCGCCTGACGGAAGAACCTGAATTGCAAATACGGCATCGCCATTCCTATAAGTAACTGTTTTTCCGACGGTCATTCCATCTTGAAGAGCACCATAGTATATTCCGCCGCTCACGACAGCTTTAATGCTCGCAGTCCCTATATTTTTTATTTCTCCGTAAAAAGAAGTGATAGACGTAGCTGTATTGCAGATGGTTCCCCGGTTACTGACTTCACAATCTAATCTGCCGCCGTTCGCATAGATCTTTCCTTTGTTTGTCAAAGAGGTATCATTTGTAAATCTGGCCGTACCGCTTATCATAAATGAAGCATGACGCTCCAGATTTAAAGAAGCACCTTTGCCAAAGCTACCTCCGGTCATATTGATCGAAACAGCAGTTTGATCATAAGCAGCCGTACTTGCATCAATCTCAGCGCCGCAAATTGCACCACCTACAGGAATTGATGAATCATCATGACCGGAATTGGGATTGCTGTCCTGAATGGTTAATTTCACTCCGGAGATATAACTGATATCGTCGCCGTAAATAACACGTGATCCCGAGTGTAAATCAAACAATGTGCCACCTGATTTTTGCAACACATGTCCGTTCAGATCAATCGTAACCGTTTTGTTCTCCTTAATAGTGATCGTATCGGAAAGCGTTACATCACTGTCCAGATAATAATTACCACTTTCCAGACTCTTTCCACTATACTCGTCTGTCAGTTTTGTCCAGCCGGTAAAGTCTGACGCGTATACCACGGGCATTGGCATAAAGCACAATGCAATACACAATAGAAGCAGGATACTCCAGATTTGTTTTTTCATAAGGTTTCCTCCGTTCGTACAATGACTGTTTAAAATATAATTTCATCCGCATATGAAATTGCATATATGCAACCATATTCTCAGTCTTTTTTGTATCTTAACATACAGGAATATTTCGCACATCGTCCATTTGGGTAAAAAAATGGACATAAAAAAGGAGCTGCCCAGTTCTGGGCAACTCCTTCTTTTATGGAGGAAAGATTATCCTTCAATGGAAATATAATGCTTTTTCTCTTCGACGGCCTGTTCTTTTGCCTTCGGAACAAAGAAGGAAAGAATACCGTTCTCATATTTCGGATGGATATCGGCTTCTGTAATATGTTCTCCGACATAGAAGCTTCGGCTCATACCACCGGCATAACGCTCACGGCGGATATATTTGCCATCCTTATCCTGCTCGTCTTTATCCAGACCCTTCTCAGCACTGACGGTTACGGTACCATCGTGCAACTCAATCTGGATCTCATCTTTCTTAAATCCCGGCAGATCAATGTCAACCTGGAATCCGTCTTCTTTTTCTTTTACATCGGTCTTCATAAGGTTCTTTGCGTGTTTACCATACAAAGTTTTGTCAACATCCGGGAAAGCCGGAAAAGCAAAATCGTTCATAAAATCATCAAATAAGTTTTCTCCAAAAATACTAGGCATCATCATAAGTCATTTCTCCTTCCAATTTTTAAACTTTGATAATTCGCACGATCGGAGAAATCCGAGGTGTTTCAATTTGGTAAGAACATCGGACTTTTGGGATATCAGTTCTTTCTTTTTATCCCTCTTCCTTTGTTCTATTTGTACTATAACACACA
This window of the Mediterraneibacter butyricigenes genome carries:
- a CDS encoding Hsp20/alpha crystallin family protein; amino-acid sequence: MMMPSIFGENLFDDFMNDFAFPAFPDVDKTLYGKHAKNLMKTDVKEKEDGFQVDIDLPGFKKDEIQIELHDGTVTVSAEKGLDKDEQDKDGKYIRRERYAGGMSRSFYVGEHITEADIHPKYENGILSFFVPKAKEQAVEEKKHYISIEG
- a CDS encoding PL29 family lyase N-terminal domain-containing protein, translated to MKKQIWSILLLLCIALCFMPMPVVYASDFTGWTKLTDEYSGKSLESGNYYLDSDVTLSDTITIKENKTVTIDLNGHVLQKSGGTLFDLHSGSRVIYGDDISYISGVKLTIQDSNPNSGHDDSSIPVGGAICGAEIDASTAAYDQTAVSINMTGGSFGKGASLNLERHASFMISGTARFTNDTSLTNKGKIYANGGRLDCEVSNRGTICNTATSITSFYGEIKNIGTASIKAVVSGGIYYGALQDGMTVGKTVTYRNGDAVFAIQVLPSGGRAASLEAPGNTGNVFVFTGWRKADGTGFDFSTAITDDLTLNAGWLDPASVGEKGDKGDKGDKGDKGDTGAAGQDGITPQLKIGEDNYWYVSYDDGQTWTSLNVKANGEKGDAGEKGETGEKGEDGLIPYIGENGHWWLDDVDTGVQASVKGDTGKSGIDGKDGEKGDTGTAGTNGKDGEKGDTGTSGTNGKNGADGIGIAQIKINENGELLISLTNGTTLNLGKVTGDDAKDGQDGLTPYIGENGHWWIGEKDTGVQAEASGNTGNSPVIIIIGAVAGLALLWCIVLSVVLYHALKKKADFIE